Proteins encoded together in one Miscanthus floridulus cultivar M001 chromosome 16, ASM1932011v1, whole genome shotgun sequence window:
- the LOC136514424 gene encoding uncharacterized protein yields MVFGNVFIVLGSGVAGSVLTGDAKLPKLGDVFSGAAKFVKKHGKEGGDAKSGSSDQNQLLSQINNLREQIHTLATTPNTIVTPAANSGPGVYTITAVVVAGAIGYAYIKWKGWKLSDMMFVTKRGLSDACTAVGNHLDQVSDSVVVTRKHLAGRIDRADISLDETQQIIEGTRDEVGIIHGDLSAFQEDLQSVNLVVRTLESKMGRLESSQDQTVDGINHLCEFTRKMEPSQNANVRQVSSSSIPAVMDSSSERIVGRVSCLPRLALESPISSPVAESPRAETSLQVSPAAERPETTSQEQEQEQEQEQESVSRTCRTRNREGSCEQKSSHSHGASSSSSAAIAASMKTQNPSSSRLGGLWMPVLGTLLRASALS; encoded by the exons ATGGTGTTCGGCAATGTCTTCATCGTCCTCGGCTCCG GCGTCGCTGGATCCGTTCTCACCGGTGACGCCAAACTTCCTAAACTGGGGGATGTATTCTCTGGAGCCGCCAAG TTTGTGAAGAAACATGGGAAAGAAGGCGGTGACGCAAAGTCTGGCAGCAGCGATCAGAATCAGTTGCTATCTCAG ATCAACAATCTCAGGGAGCAGATACACACCCTAGCCACAACACCAAATACAATAGTGACACCGGCTGCGAATTCTG GACCCGGCGTATATACTATAACAGCAGTTGTTGTTGCTGGGGCTATCGGCTATGCTTATATAAAGTGGAAG GGATGGAAACTCTCTGATATGATGTTTGTGACAAAGCGTGGTTTATCTGATGCTTGCACTGCTGTTGGCAACCATTTGGATCAAGTTTCAGACTCTGTCGTT GTCACAAGGAAACATCTGGCTGGGAGGATTGATCGTGCGGATATTAGTTTAGATGAAACCCAGCAGATTATTGAAGGCACAAGGGATGAG GTTGGAATCATACATGGAGATCTAAGTGCTTTCCAGGAGGATTTGCAATCAGTCAATCTTGTAGTTCGGACTCTG GAATCCAAGATGGGGCGTCTTGAAAGCTCTCAG GATCAAACGGTAGACGGAATAAATCACTTATGTGAGTTCACCAGAAAGATGGAACCTAGCCAGAATGCCAATGTTCGTCAG GTCTCTTCGTCATCCATTCCTGCTGTTATGGATTCCTCTTCAGAGCGAATTGTTGGGAGG GTTAGCTGTTTGCCTCGCTTAGCTCTGGAGTCGCCAATCTCCTCACCTGTAGCTGAGTCGCCTAGAGCAGAGACATCCCTGCAGGTTTCACCTGCGGCCGAACGGCCTGAGACGACATCGCAG gagcaggagcaggagcaggagcaggagcaggagagtGTTAGCCGAACATGTCGTACGAGAAACAGGGAAGGATCATGTGAGCAGAAGTCATCCCATTCGCATGGggcctcatcatcgtcatcggcgGCTATAGCAGCTAGCATGAAGACACAAAACCCAAGCTCGAGCCGATTGGGGGGCCTGTGGATGCCTGTGCTTGGCACTTTGCTCAGGGCTTCTGCTTTAAGTTAG